ACAATCTTCCACAGCTTTCTTCACACCGGGGCGACAGGGATCCTTTAGGCCTACAATCCCCAAAAGGATCAAGTTTCTGTCTTCTAATGTTTGCTGTATTTCTCCACTGGCATCATTGGCTTCTGTAATTTGCTTGTGAGCAAATGCAATGCATCTCAGACTGCTGGCAGCCATGCCCTGTattatttcttcaaatttcttccTCTCAAGATGATCCAGTAATGTGACTTCTCCTTCAAGGTTGTAGTAATGCGAGCACATAGCTAGTATCATTTCAGCAGCTCCTTTCCAGTGGACATGAGTCGAGTTATCCACCATTTTCTTCATCAACACTCCACTTCTTTTCTTCTGGGAATTGAATGCTTCGACATGAAGAATGGAGCAATTCTGTTTTACTCTCTCCATGTCCATATTTAATTCCATCACAGCCCAAGACAGAATTGCTTTCTCAGTAGGACTTCCTGAGAACTCGAGGCCCTCAGTTCCTAAATTAATCGACCTATAAACACTTCCTGTTGTGTTTAGGCTCACAGCTTCACGAAGCAATTTAAGAACATTGGTTGAGATAGAAAGGTAGCTATCTTTCTCTACTGATTCCTTTCCCAGCCAAAATTTTGTTACTGTCATTCTATTTAGAGTAAGAGTACCTGTTTTGTCTGTACAGATGGTTGTAGCAGAGCCCATTGTTTCACAAGCAGAAAGCTTTCTCACCATTGCTTGATCAGCCATCATTCTCTTCATCGAATAAGCAAGTGTAAGTGTTACAGCCAGAGGCAAACCTTCTGGAATTGCAACAACTACAATTGTTACAGCTGCAGCAATAATTTTCACCACAGCATTGATCACATCATCAGCCTTTGTTTTGCTGCCATTGTACTCCTTGATTCCGTTTGCGTCCTTTGTATGACCAGTGAAGTAGCGAACTAATAGCACCAAAAGAACTAAGAAAGCAACTGCTAAACCAACTTTACCAATTGCTGAAGTTAGCTTATTGAGGCGCGATTGAAGGGGAGTTTTCTCATTGGAGTCCTGGCTAACAGAGCTCATCATTTCCCCCCAAGTTGTGTTCATTCCAACAGAAGTAACAAGCATCTGACCATATCCATCAGCTACTTTGGTACCAGAAGTCAAGAATGGATTCTGGTTTTGATTAACTTCTAGATGATCACTTTCTCCAGTCATGCTTGACTCATCAATGCGTAAGGAATGCCCCTCCAAGAATAATCCATCAGCAGGTACCTGATCACCAATCTTCAAGCGAACAACGTCTCCAACAACAATTTCAAAGATTGAAATTTGCTGTCTCCTGCCATTTCTCACAACTTCAACAGGGATATTGCTGCTGACCTTGGAAAGCTTCTCAAATTGCCGGTTCTGCCTAAAATTACTGATAGCTGAAACAGAAATGACAAGAAAAACTGCAACAAATATACTTCCACCATCATACCATCCTTCTTTTGGACCATTCTCTTTTATGCCAAAAACAAGAGATAGTGCAGCACATGCCAAAAGAATGGCAATTGTAGGATCTTGAAAAGCTTCCCAAACAAAATGGAAGAATCCCTTTTTGGGAGGCTTACGATATGTGTTGCTACCAAAGGCTTCAATTCTGCTTAAAATATCTTCGGCGTCATCACCATTTAATCCATGCTGAACTTCAGTGTTAAGAGAAGCAGCTATACCCTGAATACCACCTAATTGGTCAAGCTGACCTAGGCTTTTCTCCTTGACAAGCTTTGTTAGAGTTGTCTGATCAACATTGCAAAAGCTGGGAGGAACTTCGGGAATATCGATGATAATTGGGTCTGAAGGTACTGGTGAAATCTTGCTCTTTCTACGACTAAGAACATTTTTGAAGGCCCTTGAACAATATATGGTCAGAAAAGCAGAGCCCcatttctttttggttttgttGAGTTTACTAAGGTGCACAACCAGGTTAATGCAGGACAAATTTGCATCAACTATTGAAGACATAATTTCGAAAGCCAATGATAGCTGGtaagaaaaagaattttgagATTTTCTATCTCGCACAAGATAAAAGACAAGTACAGAAATCGGAGGGAGATAAAAGCTAATGGTTCACGATCTCAACCAATTTGACTAGCTGCatgaaaagattttagaaaaccTGTTGCATGAGTTGGGTGTGTTGGTTGATTCAATACCCGGTGCTGATTGTATTTATAGAAGCAGAAGCATATGATGTGAACCGTCATGCATAAAGCATCTGTTTCTTTCTCGCTTTAATAATCCGAAGGTCTAATACATTTGAACCTTGGCTTTTCAAATGTAATGAGCAAGACTTTAAACGTAAAAGAAAAGGACGACTGAAAAGAGCtggaaattatcccaaatactAATGAGCTGTGTTTATTCCAAATAGTGTGTTTATTCCAGGATAAGAATCTAATACTTAGAATGGGAAAAACAAGGCGGTTGTAACGTGTGCGACGCGCCACGCGGTTTCTTCACTGCCACGTTTTCTTTATCTTCGtttattcatttaatttttttttcttgtttgggaGATAATTTTCCTTAAGAGGTCTATTAAAAGATTGAACAAGCGCGTAGTCACTTTGATTTTGTTCAAACAAAAATCACCCTCcaattaaatttattattctCAATATAAAACTTAACGTACCATTTGAAGTGAAGGCATACACATTCATAATTAATTATTATTGACTCTATCCTCTATTTAAATACCTTTCTAACCTAATTTCACTTTTACAAATAAATTAACACATGAGCCGCTTTCAAATGAGCACTCATTCGGGAAGCGTTCAATCACAACCACCATTAGCCTTGTCTTCTAAGCAATTTCCAGCAAAAACGCGTCCAGTAACTGAAAAATGTGATCACAAAAAATGATGTAATTTTTCGACGCTGTCCAAACAAGGCCTCAGCCTCTTAAGAATATAAACATAAAACCAGCAGGATGGATTTCCCACATCAGTTTTGCATGTCGGGAACGTGGGAAAAAAAAGACGGCCGTTGCCAGATTTTGGTTGGCCAACTCTCTGCCTTTGTGGTAGATGTTGTGTACCTAATACCGACATCTGCATTAGCTAAAACACCCAACTTTCTCATCGATCCCAATTTGTTTGCAAACAAATGTAACGTCCTTAGAGCTTCTAAGTTTTTGAGTCATAACAGTTGGTTCCTGCCGATGTAACTATGGTTACTCGATAGTTCCCATGCAAACTATTTGAAGCCTGTTGTCATTTCACTGCCAATATTAGTCATAAAATGCTCCCAAAAGTCAATTATTTTGGCCTCTTAATTCAGAGGCTAATCTTATGTACCTTCCGATGTAATCTTATAAGCACCAGCAAGAATTTATACTACTAGTTGGAAATGACCTCGAAAACTGCAGCTTTCTTACGGTCCATTTATTGCtgcgtttggattagttgttttgtgagatatatgtgaaattttttttaaaatacttgatatattatataaatgagatattttttaaattattatgtattattataatattatatttaaaaaatttgctTTTGGAAGAGAAGACGGATTACCCATTGAGAAGAATCGAGTGGCAAATGTCGTGCTCCTTCCGGGGAATCATTTGGAGTGTCAGCACTGAGGATAAGATCGGGACCATTTGATTGATGCCCATGATTGACTTTTTGTTTGACTTGGCTTCACTCCTCAGAAATGCCATGAAAAGACGGAGGAATATTAAAAGGCCATCATACTAGGTTGTTAGAACGTTCATATACCTACCAGGACTGTAAATGTGTCGAACTTAACAGGCTTGAATTCGATAGAGAACTTTCAATACAGTAAGAATTTGAGTTCAAATCTAATCGagatcaaagaaaaataaaaaattatatggatagagtattattccaaataattatttagaataattactgtaacactttttgtgacgtgatgtatgtgagataaaaaagtgattgcaaatataaaaaaatggattagaaaatgtgtttatgatgtaagCGATATTTTTTTTCGAAATAATTATCCATCCATACAAAGccgatctttttttttttggtaaaaaataaaaaaaccccctgtggtaaggctaatacacagaaaagccccttatgctttcaaaatatacaacacggcACCTCATACATTGaattaaattgtaaaggtgacggaatccgttaaatttaacggaaatgATTTATtggaacttaaaaaaaaatttttatacctaatttttatccaatatacctattctaccccttaaccctcgattctctctatttagagaataaaacaaatgatttttttgagttgTCTTTTGCTTTATTATACcagggcattttggtcattttgttcatttccgtcacctttacaatttagttcaaagtatgagaggtcgtattgtatattttgaaaccatagggggcttttctgtgtattaggtttatcacatggggtttttttgttttaacATGAGTGAAATAAACATTTTATTTGGGAAATAATAATGGTAGGAAAAACCTacatgtaattttactattaattaaaaaaagtttATTTAACATATGGTACAGAACTGGCTTGACAAGCCAGTGGACAAAGTATCCCTATACTTGAGCCGGACTCAGACGAACTTGTTAAGTCAATTCGACTAAGTCGGTTCCCAGTAACTCAATTTGCTCGCAACCTCGTATACGACCATAGAATTGGAAAGGGACGTTCTTGTAATGAAAAGTCCTTGAGTCGACAATTTTTCGTTTCATGAAAACTCACTTGCCATTTCCCTGTAACTCACTTCTTTTAATGAACCTTGTGTATGTTCATAGAATTCAAAAGGGCCATTCTTGTAAAGCAAAGTCCTGAGTCAacaatttttttggtttcttgaAAACTCACTTGCAAATTCCAAAGAGACTCTCTGAGAGTGCTGATGGTTGGTTGTGGACATGCGCAAGCAAAGATGATGCAAAGGGTCGGACGTAGTTTTGAGTGTTTCAGCATCCCGTAAGCTACTTTGTCACTGGTGGTCAAAGAAACAGACTTTCCACTCCTGCGAAGATTTTGGAGCAGATAATTCGCATCAGCATGGTGCGGTAAGCACTCCGCGAAATGCGTAAAGAAATTTTGGGTGTAAGACTTGGTATATAGGGTCACAGGTCTTTCTACCCGAGAGCCAAGATTAGTGAAAAGGCAGTGTTAACTGCTAAGATTGTCCATTAATGAACGATGCAATTTTGCCCTCTTCTGCccttttttagtttttactCATCACTAAAACGGGAACGGGTCTGCAAGACTCTCAAATATAACTTGTGGCTTTGTccaaggggaaaaaaatgtaaagaaaatatgcaatgATATCAAGGGTATTTATACAAACTTTTTGACAACATGTATAATTAGAtgtacaccaaaaaaaaaaaaattagcggAGAAGCCGATATAAATATACTCTCAAATGTACAAAATTGCACTGTGTTTGTTAATTAATCATTCTAGTGCACTCTTTTCACACATTTTTCCAATCTAATAAGTGAAATCATCACCAAAAGATGCTGTGAAACTACGAAATAAGTTTTATGGTTGCACGGGGCAATTGtatgaaagtgaaaagaaactttgaagaaaaaaatgtgTGATTTCTTAAAGCTTTAAAAAAGGTTGTGCAAGTGGCTTGCAAAATCTATGTCTAGGAAAAAGATccactttctgcactttgttGAAGTATTTCCctcaacttctttttttttttcattatttttgttgGAACAATCGTTTGAATCACTCACTATACAAGGAAATCAACATCTTGGAGCTCTGCAAGTACTCTTAGATTTCCATCCCGGATGGCATTAGCCAGCAAGTCCGGGGATTGCCTTCCAACTAATTCTCACGAAAGCAACTATAATTCCACCAACGTATCTTATCATGGGTTCTCTGGACATCCCTTTTTACACAGGCAATATATGGACTTCATTCGAATCCCTGGAGCGCCATCATCTTGCATGTCAAATAACAGACAACCAATGGGTTATCCGTTGGAGTTTGATATTGATTGCTGATGGATAATTTAATAGGATTTAATAAGAAGATCATAAAAATCCAAAAACTACTGATGCGCCATTGTAAATCTGCCCTGAATTAGGTGAGTTTGGATAGGTCTTCCAAAAACTCGTCTGTTTTTGGGATGGCATGGAGCTAGCAAATTGTACATTATGATTTGTCAACTATCTATCCTCTTGCTCCTCTTAAGCTTTTTGTGGGGAGCATCATCGGGGGCGCATGTGTCTTTGATTCTGTCGTCCGCAAACAAGCTAGATCAATCCTGGATAACTATGAAGAAAAAGTGAAGATCTCAACATGGCGAAGCCAAAGAAGATATGTTTTCACCAAGAACTTAATAGTTCTTCAGGAGAATGGTGTGTCTGGGTTTAAGGGAATGTTGGTATAGGGGACCTTAATTGACTTCTTTTACATGGTTAAAAGCTACAGGTCACTGCGATGAATAAAGGTCTCAATTAAAGCATGTCAAAACACCTTAAGGAATAGGATGGTGTAGGGAA
This portion of the Coffea eugenioides isolate CCC68of chromosome 11, Ceug_1.0, whole genome shotgun sequence genome encodes:
- the LOC113752325 gene encoding putative calcium-transporting ATPase 13, plasma membrane-type → MSSIVDANLSCINLVVHLSKLNKTKKKWGSAFLTIYCSRAFKNVLSRRKSKISPVPSDPIIIDIPEVPPSFCNVDQTTLTKLVKEKSLGQLDQLGGIQGIAASLNTEVQHGLNGDDAEDILSRIEAFGSNTYRKPPKKGFFHFVWEAFQDPTIAILLACAALSLVFGIKENGPKEGWYDGGSIFVAVFLVISVSAISNFRQNRQFEKLSKVSSNIPVEVVRNGRRQQISIFEIVVGDVVRLKIGDQVPADGLFLEGHSLRIDESSMTGESDHLEVNQNQNPFLTSGTKVADGYGQMLVTSVGMNTTWGEMMSSVSQDSNEKTPLQSRLNKLTSAIGKVGLAVAFLVLLVLLVRYFTGHTKDANGIKEYNGSKTKADDVINAVVKIIAAAVTIVVVAIPEGLPLAVTLTLAYSMKRMMADQAMVRKLSACETMGSATTICTDKTGTLTLNRMTVTKFWLGKESVEKDSYLSISTNVLKLLREAVSLNTTGSVYRSINLGTEGLEFSGSPTEKAILSWAVMELNMDMERVKQNCSILHVEAFNSQKKRSGVLMKKMVDNSTHVHWKGAAEMILAMCSHYYNLEGEVTLLDHLERKKFEEIIQGMAASSLRCIAFAHKQITEANDASGEIQQTLEDRNLILLGIVGLKDPCRPGVKKAVEDCQYAGVKIKMITGDNVFTARAIATECGILRPDLEANDELVVEGVEFRNYTDEERMEKVDKIVVMARSSPFDKHLMVKCLKEKGHVVAVTGDGTNDAPALKEADIGLSMGIQGTEVAKESSDIVILDDNFASVATVLTWGRCVYSNIQKFIQFQLTVNVAALVINFVAAISAGEVPLTAVQLLWVNLIMDTLGALALATERPTKDLMDKPPVGRTEPLITNIMWRNLMSQALYQIAVLLTLQFKGKSIFGVSEMVNATLIFNTFVLCQVFNEFNARKLESKNVFEGIHRNKLFLGIIGVTIILQVVMVEFLKRFANTERLNWGQWGACIGIAAASWPIGWIVKYIPVPDRPVFSYLKWKNFC